In one Bacillus sp. PK3_68 genomic region, the following are encoded:
- the cysK gene encoding cysteine synthase A encodes MKTVNNIAELIGDTPLVKLNRLAPEQGADIYLKLEFFNPSKSVKDRAAFNMIIEAEKAGLLKPGSTIIEPTSGNTGIGLAMNAAARGYKAILVMPDTMTKERINLLKAYGAEVVLTPGNEKMPGSIRKAEELAKDIPNSFIPMQFDNPANPDAHRKTTAVEILEAVKQIGKNLGAFVATAGTGGTITGTGEALKEQVPGLKVHVVEPAGSPVLSGGKPGKHKLVGTSPGFIPNTLNEDVYDYIYKIEDEDAYETVHQLARKEGILVGPSSGAACYAAIQTAKTLTKDDIVVCIACDTGERYLSSDLFQL; translated from the coding sequence TTGAAAACAGTTAACAACATCGCCGAATTAATCGGGGATACTCCTCTTGTAAAATTAAATCGCCTGGCTCCTGAACAGGGAGCAGATATATATTTAAAACTGGAGTTTTTCAATCCAAGCAAGAGCGTAAAAGATCGCGCAGCTTTCAATATGATTATTGAAGCAGAAAAAGCAGGCCTCTTAAAGCCTGGCTCTACTATTATCGAGCCAACAAGCGGCAACACGGGGATTGGTCTCGCTATGAATGCAGCAGCGAGAGGCTATAAAGCCATTTTAGTCATGCCTGATACGATGACCAAAGAGCGGATTAACTTATTAAAAGCATATGGTGCAGAAGTAGTGCTCACACCTGGTAATGAAAAGATGCCTGGCTCCATTCGAAAAGCGGAAGAGCTTGCAAAAGACATTCCTAACAGTTTTATCCCCATGCAATTTGATAACCCGGCTAACCCAGATGCTCATCGAAAAACAACAGCTGTAGAGATTTTGGAAGCTGTAAAGCAAATTGGCAAAAATCTCGGCGCTTTTGTCGCTACAGCTGGCACAGGCGGCACCATTACTGGCACAGGTGAAGCATTGAAAGAACAAGTTCCCGGATTAAAAGTTCATGTAGTCGAGCCAGCTGGTTCTCCTGTCTTATCTGGCGGTAAACCAGGGAAGCATAAGCTCGTTGGCACAAGCCCTGGCTTTATTCCAAATACACTTAATGAAGACGTATATGATTATATTTACAAAATTGAAGACGAGGATGCCTATGAAACCGTGCACCAGCTTGCTCGTAAAGAAGGAATCCTTGTAGGCCCTTCTTCAGGCGCCGCTTGCTATGCAGCGATCCAAACGGCGAAAACTCTAACAAAAGACGATATTGTTGTATGCATCGCCTGTGACACGGGTGAACGTTATCTATCAAGCGACTTGTTCCAATTATAA